Sequence from the Flavobacterium sp. J372 genome:
TTTCAGAAAATAATCCTTGAAAGGTACTTTCAAAAGATTCATTTTCTATATATCTAAAACCCTCTTCAAGTGTAATTAATAAGTCATTGTTTTGAGTCCTGGCTAACTCTGCAATATTACTCCACAAATGTTGCGGTTTGATGACATAATGAATTTTTCTTCGCATTTGCTTTTCAAAATCAGGCACATCTGCTTTGTATGCTGTATACCACAAGCCTAAAGCTGTAAAATTGTCATCTTGCTTTAATTGTGGATAATCTTTCCCTAATTCTTTTTTTGCTGCTTCTTCGTAGTTATCAGATAAATACCGTAGAAAAAGAAATGAAAGCATATAATCGCGAAAATCATCTGCATTCATTGCTCCGCGTAGTTGATCAGCTATTTCCCAAAGGGTTTTACCCAATTGTTGTTGTTCTTTTAATGTCATAATTATTTTATTTCTTCAACAAGTATTTCAGGTAAATAAAATTCATATTTTCTAAGAAACTCTTGTAATATGTTTTTAAAAAGTTTTTTATTATCCGCACCCATTTCCACTGGTTCATAAATAGAATATTTACCATGGCTCAACAGGTTTAAAGCACGAGCGTATAATGTTTCGTCATTTATCCCATGAATGCACTTAGAAAAATCATCAAAACCAAAAAAAAGTTGCTGTTTTTTCTAAGGTACTTCGCAACATGTTAAAATGATAAGTACTAATTTTATTTGATTCTGCAGCATGTTTTAACTCACTTAAAAGAGCCACATGATGAAAAAAAGGCGTATCATCAGTTGCCCTTAAAGTATGCCCATCTGTTCCATTTTTGTGTAGAAAGTATCGCTTATGATTATTCTTTTTCAATTCATTGCAAATCACATTAAAAAATAGATTGTGGTGAGAGGATATAATGATTTTTACTTTACCAATTCCTTTTATTAATGTCTTAACTAAATCGCTTGCCACAGCAATTGCATTATTGTCATCCAATGAAGAAATAGGATCGTCTATATAAATATACTTTACCCAATTGTAAGCTTCATCACCGTCTATAGTTAATTCACATATTACCAGGAAAATACACCAAATAAAGATATTTTCCTCTCCACGAGAGATTTTAATATTATCTTGAACAATATATTCTGGTTCATCTGTATTGGGTTTGTATTTCGGATTTTTAATTCCTTTACGAAATACAACTTGCCATTTTTCATAATCTATTTTAAAGTCAAATTCAGCATAACGTTCCAAATAAACGAAAATTTTTTCTTCCAAAGCCAGTTCTCTGAAACCATTGAAGAAATTTGATTTGGAATTTATTTTAAGGGTACGATCTCTGTCATTATCCAAATCGTTATCCCAATAAAAAAGATCCTCAGTGAAGGCAGTAAAATAAAGTGTATCTGAACTAGCTAATTGTTTACCTTTATCTTTAAAAGCCATAGAAATTCGAGTTTTCCCTGTTCCATTATATGCATACAACAATACAAAATCTACATTATTTAAATCATCTCGTAATCTAGTTACGAGATGTGATATCAATTTGAAATTGTGTAATTTGGGTTGATTACTCATACGCCGCCAATCCAGATATTTCACGACCTAATGCCTGTTTTTTTAGGTGGGGAACTAAGTCTTCCATTAATGAAAGCTCTTTGTCC
This genomic interval carries:
- a CDS encoding AAA family ATPase codes for the protein MAFKDKGKQLASSDTLYFTAFTEDLFYWDNDLDNDRDRTLKINSKSNFFNGFRELALEEKIFVYLERYAEFDFKIDYEKWQVVFRKGIKNPKYKPNTDEPEYIVQDNIKISRGEENIFIWCIFLVICELTIDGDEAYNWVKYIYIDDPISSLDDNNAIAVASDLVKTLIKGIGKVKIIISSHHNLFFNVICNELKKNNHKRYFLHKNGTDGHTLRATDDTPFFHHVALLSELKHAAESNKISTYHFNMLRSTLEKTATFFWF